GGGCAACGTCAACAACCGGTACACGATCTCCGCCCGGCAGGGCCTGACCGACGCCGGCTACAAGATCACCACCAGTGACGCCTACTGGTCCGCGATGACCCAGGCGTACGACACCAAGTACCCCGCGAGCGCGACGGGCAGCGTCTTCGGAGCCAATGTCGACTACTCCTCCGTCGAGCAGCCGCTGACCGCCGCCAACGTGGCGCCCTCGGCCGCCACCGACACCGCGGTCTTCGTCGTGGCGCGGAACTCCGGCGAAGGCTCCGACCGCACCTCCGGCAAGGGCGACTACCAGCTCACCGACGTCGAGCGCGCCAACCTGAAGCTACTCGGCCAGACGTACAAGCGCGTCGTCGTGGTGCTCAACACCGGTGGCATCGTCGACACGTCGTTCTTCCAGGAGATCAACAGCGAGGTCGAGAACGCTCCCGGCGGACAGGCGCTCGACGCGCTGCTGCTGTTGAGCCAGGCCGGCCAGGAGAGCGGCGCCGCCCTCGCCGAGGTGCTCAACGGCACCGTCACCCCCTCGGGCAAGCTCACCGACACCTGGGCCTCGCAGTACTCGTACTACCCGGCGTCCGCCACGTTCGGCAAGAACGACAACGACCCGCTGACGGAGCAGTACACCGAGGGCATCTACGTCGGCTACCGCTACTTCGACTCGCTCTACAAGAAGCTCAACCCCGCCGACCCGTCGAGCGTCGTCAACTACGAGTTCGGCTACGGCCAGTCGTACACCGACTTCGACATCAAGGCGCAGCAGGTCAAGGCCGACGCCAAGACCGTGAAGGTCACCGCCAAGGTCACCAACACCGGCCGCACCTACTCCGGCAAGGAGGTCGTCCAGGTCTACGTCTCGGCCCCGCAGACCGGGCTCGACAAGGCCTACCAGCAGCTCACCGGCTACGCGAAGACCGACAACCTCGCCCCGGGCCAGTCCCAGACGGTGACGATCAGCTTCGACACCACCTCGCTCGCCGCCTACGACGAGTCCCGCGCCGCCTACGTCCTGGACGCCGGCGACTACGTGGTGCGCGTCGGCAACTCCTCCCGGAACACGCACGTCGCGGCGCGCCTCAACCTCGCGAAGTCCGTCGTCACCGAGCAGGACCACACCGAGCTGGCCGACCAGAAGCCCGCCACCGAGCTCACCAGCTCCACCAAGGACTTCTTCACCTACCCGGGTGAGCAGGCCGAGATCGCGCGAGCCGGCCGGATCAAGCTGAACCCGTCCTCGTTCCGTACGGAGAAGAAGGCGTCGCCGTACCAGCAGAACGTCCCGGTCGACTCCTCGTCCCCGTACTACGCCCTCGACGGCGACAAGATCTCTTCCACCACGGTCTACCTCGACCCGAAGCAGAAGAACTGGGAGGGCACCGGCTCGGCGTACGCCCCGAAGACCGGTGAGCAGGTCAAGCACGTGTCCACGAACACGGCGACCACCCTGTACGACGTCGCCAAGGGCAAGGCGACCATGGAGCAGTTCGTCGCCGGCCTGAGCGTCTCCCAGCTCGCCGACATCGTCGAGGGCTCCAGCGCCGCGGGCACCACGCTCACCGCCAAGGGCGCCGCCGGTTACACCACGCCGAACTACGAGAAGCTCGGCATCCCGGGCATGGCGCTCTCGGACGGCCCCGCCGGCCTCCGCCTCACCCAGCAGATCGGCACCGGCTCCACCGCCACCTACCAGTTCGGCACCGCCTGGCCGGTCGGCACCCTGCTCGCACAGACCTGGGACCGCGACCTGGTCGCCGAGGTCGGTACGGCCGTCGGTGAGGAGATGCAGGAGTACGGTGTCCAGCTCTGGCTCGCGCCGGGCATGAACATCCACCGCGACCCGCTCAACGGCCGCAACTTCGAGTACTACTCGGAGGACCCGCTCGTCTCCGGCCTGACCGCCGCGGCCACCACCGAGGGCGTGCAGTCCATCCCCGGCGTCGGTGTGACGATCAAGCACTTCGCGGAGAACTCGCAGGAGACCAACCGCACCACCAGCAACTCGGTGATCGGTGAGCGCACGCTGCGCGAGATCGAGCTCAAGGGCTTCGAGATCGCGGTCAAGGCCGCCCAGCCGATGTCCGTGATGAGCTCGTACAACAAGATCAACGGCACGTGGACCGCGAGCAACTACGACCTGCTCACCGACCTGCTGCGCGGCGAGTGGGGCTACAAGGGCACGGTCATGTCGGACTGGGGCGGCAGCCACGGCTCGCTGACCTCG
The DNA window shown above is from Streptomyces sp. NBC_00247 and carries:
- a CDS encoding glycoside hydrolase family 3 protein encodes the protein MHTTRLPRGARRGRAIAIAAATAVVAGIVFTGVPAATAATSDPNPAALELKNAALSREAATQGMVLLENHDHALPIAKKGNVALFGVGAYKTVKGGTGSGNVNNRYTISARQGLTDAGYKITTSDAYWSAMTQAYDTKYPASATGSVFGANVDYSSVEQPLTAANVAPSAATDTAVFVVARNSGEGSDRTSGKGDYQLTDVERANLKLLGQTYKRVVVVLNTGGIVDTSFFQEINSEVENAPGGQALDALLLLSQAGQESGAALAEVLNGTVTPSGKLTDTWASQYSYYPASATFGKNDNDPLTEQYTEGIYVGYRYFDSLYKKLNPADPSSVVNYEFGYGQSYTDFDIKAQQVKADAKTVKVTAKVTNTGRTYSGKEVVQVYVSAPQTGLDKAYQQLTGYAKTDNLAPGQSQTVTISFDTTSLAAYDESRAAYVLDAGDYVVRVGNSSRNTHVAARLNLAKSVVTEQDHTELADQKPATELTSSTKDFFTYPGEQAEIARAGRIKLNPSSFRTEKKASPYQQNVPVDSSSPYYALDGDKISSTTVYLDPKQKNWEGTGSAYAPKTGEQVKHVSTNTATTLYDVAKGKATMEQFVAGLSVSQLADIVEGSSAAGTTLTAKGAAGYTTPNYEKLGIPGMALSDGPAGLRLTQQIGTGSTATYQFGTAWPVGTLLAQTWDRDLVAEVGTAVGEEMQEYGVQLWLAPGMNIHRDPLNGRNFEYYSEDPLVSGLTAAATTEGVQSIPGVGVTIKHFAENSQETNRTTSNSVIGERTLREIELKGFEIAVKAAQPMSVMSSYNKINGTWTASNYDLLTDLLRGEWGYKGTVMSDWGGSHGSLTSMYAGNDLIEPGGNPAEVINAIKQVAPTTDVTGLPVYNRTVTTTRTSYTWQFGGFTPSATGGTTLNTTVDSKTDLTKTPLSGETVRDAYNNQVFTPNAKFTSVDAAYKAVAALLDPSAAGLTAAQKAGISLTAVQHATAGDDTSPVVAYTVAIKGDYPAQGYPLRLGDLQRSAIRVLTTASQSSAFEELAGLNGVKGIKVGPYTSQFKNLEPAVTATLSKVSRESGSEHGSDNKGHDSDNHSHGSDNKGHSGH